TGCCATTTTGGTTGTTTTTGTTAATGCCAGTAACTATTTGGAAATAAGAGGCGATTTCCTTCACTTAAAACAAACTAACTAACAAAATTCATGTATAATATTGATCATGATGGAGAATAAAATGCCACACACACCATCGGTGGCATCATATCTATTTCCTTAATATGGTTCTgattaaaacaaaattattttgcACTACATTagtttcccccttgttttctCATTTATTTCTTGTACATGGCTGTGAACTAGTTTAAGCTGACTAGCAATATGTTTACAATGCAGctaaaggaaagagaaaacagaCTGAAGGAGATAGTGATGATATAACTGGATGGCGGAAGAAACAGCTAGATGAAGACCGCGCAAAGAAACTTCGTCAAGGACAAGGCCGTGATGAGCAGGATGGCCAGTATAAGAATGGCCAAGCTGGCGAAGGAGAATCTTATGGTTCCTTAGGAAAAGATGGATCtttgggaagaggaggagccaaCAGAGATGGGAAGATGGGACAGTTTGCTGGGGTGGGGACAGACATGGGAGGAGGGCATGAGTTCTCTGGATTTGCTGGTGGTAGTAGTGAACATATGGGACATACTGGAAATGGTGCTGGTGGAGGAATGGGTGGTTTGGGTGGCATGGGTTCACTGCATGGTAAAGATGCTATGTTAGGTGGCACAGGAACTGGATCTGGAGGTGCAGGTGGACTGCAAACTTCAGGTGGTTCCACACTTAATGGAGCAAGTGGGCCAGGAGCTGGGtttggtggtgctggtggagtaGGTGGCCTCTATGGCAAGGATGGGATGGTAGGTGGAGCTGGTGCTGGTGGAGTAGGTGGACTCTACGGCAAGGATGGGATGCTAGGTGGAGCTGGTGCTGGGGGAGCTGGCAGTGCTGGCAGAGAAGGTGGACTTTATGGTAAGGATGGCATGCTTGGTGgaggtggtggtgctggtggagtaGGGGGACTTTATGGCAAGGATGGGATGCTAGGGGGAGCTGGTGCTGGTGGAGTAGGTGGACTCTACGGCAAGGATGGGATGCTAGGTGGAGCTGGTGCTGGGGGAGCTGGCGGTGCTGGGGGAGTAGGTGGACTTTATGGGAAGGATGGTATGTTAGGTGgagctggtggtgctggtggagcAGGTGGACTCTACGGCAAGGATGGGATGCTAGGTGGAGCTGGTGCTGGTGGAGCAGGTGGACTCTATGGCAAGGATGGGATGctagctggagctggagctgggggAGCTGGTGGTGCTGGTGTAGGTGGATTTTATGGTAAGGATGGTATGTTAggtggtgctggtgctggtggagctggtggtgctggtggacTTCATGGCAAGGATGGGGTGCTAGGTggagctggggctggtggagctGGTTGTCCTGGTGGATTTGGGGGACATTATGGCCAGGATGGTATGTTAGGTGGTGCTGGTGGACCTGGCAGTGCTGGTGGAGTAGGTGGACTTTATGGGAAGGATGGTATGTTAGGTGgagctggtggtgctggtggagcAGGTGGACTCTACGGCAAGGATGGGATGCTAGGTGGAGCTGGTGCTGGTGGAGCAGGTGGACTCTATGGCAAGGATGGGATGctagctggagctggagctgggggAGCTGGTGGTGCTGGTGTAGGTGGATTTTATGGTAAGGATGGTATGTTAggtggtgctggtgctggtggagctggtggtgctggtggacTTCATGGCAAGGATGGGGTGCTAGGTggagctggggctggtggagctGGTTGTCCTGGTGGATTTGGGGGACATTATGGCCAGGATGGTATGTTAGGTGGTGCTGGTGGACCTGGCAGTGCTGGTGGAGTAGGTGGACTTTATGGTAAGGATGGTATGTTAGGTGGAGCTGgtgctggtggtgctggtggatTTGGGGGACTTTATGGCAAGGATGGTATGTTAGGTGGAGCTGGTGCTGGTGGAGCCACCGGTGCTGGTGGAGTAGGGGGACTTTATGGCAAGGATGGGATGCTAGGTGGAGCTGGTGCTGGTGGAcctggtggtgctggtggagtaGGGGGAACTTATGGTAAGGATGGTATGTTAGGTGGAGCTGGCACTGAGGGTGCTGGTGGAGTGGGTGGACTTTACGGGAAAGATGGTTTTCTAGGTGGAGCTGGTGGACTTGATGGTGCTGGTGGAGTAGGTGGACTTTGTGGCAAAGACGGTCTGCCAATTGGAGCTGGTCAActtggtggtgctggtggagtaGGTGGACTGTATGGGAAGGATGGTTTCTTAGGcagtggtggtgctggtggaatgggtggtgctggtggtgtAGGAGGTCCTTATGGTAAGGATGGAATGCTAGGCAGAACTGGACCTGACGGAcctggtggtgctggtggagtaGGTGGACTCTACGGCAAGGATGGGATGCTAGGTGGAGCTGGAGCTGGCGGACCTGGTGGGATTGGTGGAGTAGGTGGAGTAGGTGGTGCTGGTGGAGTAGGTGGACTTTATGGCCAGGATGGTATGTTAGCTGGTGCTGGTGGACCTGGTGGTGCAGGTGGAATAGGGGGACTTTATGGCAAGGATGGAATGCTAGGTGGAGCTGGTGCTGGTGGAcctggtggtgctggtggagtaGGGGGACTTTATGGGAAGGATGGAATGCTAGGTGGAGCTGGTGCTGGTGGAcctggtggtgctggtggagtaGGGGGACTTTATGGGAAGGATGGAATGCTAGGTGGAGCTGGTGCTGGCAGAGTAGGTGGTGCTGGTGGAGTAGGGGGACTTTATGGGAAGGATGGAATGCTAGGTGGAGCTGGTGCTGGTGGAcctggtggtgctggtggagtaGGGGGACTTTATGGGAAGGATGGAATGCTAGGTGGAGCTGGTATTGGCGGACCTGGTGGTACTGGTGGAGTAGGTGGACTTTATGGCAAGGATGGAATGCTAGATGGAGCTGGTGCTGGCGGAcctggtggtgctggtggagtaGGGGGACTTTATGGCAAGGATGGTGTGTTAGGTGGAGCTGGTGCTGGTGGAGTAGGGGGACTTTATGGTAAGGATGGTGTTTTAGGTGgagctggtgctggtgctggtgctggtgctggcgGACCTGGTGGTACTGGTGGAGTAGGGGGACTATATGGTCAGGATGGTGTGTTAGGTGGAGCTGGTGCTGGTGGACTTGGTGGTACTGGTGGAGTAGGTGGACTTTATGATAAGGATGGTGTTTTAGGTGGAGCTGGTGCTGGTGGAcctggtggtgctggtggagtaGGTGGACTTCATGGCAAGGATGGTATGTTAGCTGGAACTGCTGCTGGCGGAcctggtggtgctggtggagcTGGCGGTGCTGGTGGAGTAGGTGGACTCTATGGCAAGGATGGGATGCTAGGTGGAGCCGGTGCTGGGGTAACTGGCGGTGCTGGGGGAGTAGGTGGACTTTATGGTCAGGATGGTGTGTTAGGTGgagctggtggtgctggtggagtaGGTGGACTCTACGGCAAGGATGGGGTGCTAAGTGGAGCTGGTGCTGGGGGAGCCGGCAGTGCTGGGGGAGTAGGTGGACTTTATGGTAAGGATGGTATGttagctggagctggagctggagctggagctggcgGACCTGGCGGTGCTGGTGGGgttggtggtgctggtggagtaGGGGGACTTTATGGCAAGGATGGGATGCTAGGTGGAGCTGGTGCTGGCGGActtggtggtgctggtggtgctggtggagtaGGTGGACTTTATGGCAAGGATGGTATGTTAGGTGGAGCTGGTGCTGGCGGACCTGGTGGTGCTGGCGGCATTGGTGGGCTCTATGGTAAGGATGGAATGCCAAGTCGACCAGGCATTGGTGGACTTGGTGGTGCTGGTGGCACAGACAGGCTGCTTGACAGTACTGGTGTTTCTGGTGCAGAAGGTATGAGAGGTCATCATGGTAAGGATGGTGTGCTTCCTGGGGTTGGTGGTGTTGGGTTAAGAGGTGTAGGGAGCACCGGTGACCTTTATGGTCAGGCAAGTACTTTACATGGAACTGAGGGTGGTGGTGCTGGCACTGAATTAGGAGGCATGGGTGGCATGATGGATCGAACTGGCGGAGCTGGCACCAAGTATGGTGTATCAGGTGAGGGTTATGGTGAAGGAGGGATAGGTAAGGATGGCAGGGTTAGTGGAACTGGTGCTGGTGGTCTTAGTGGTGAAGGATGGTTGGATGGTAGGGATGGTAGGCTAGGTGGATTTGGTGTTGGTCCAGGAGTTAGAGGTGTTGATGGATCCCTGTATGAGAATATGTCAGGCATTCCTGGTGAAGAGTTCCTAGGCTATGGACAGTCTTCTGGCCTTTCTGACGCTGGAACCCATGCTGGTGACAGAAGAAGACAGCTGTCTAACTTAGATGCCAGTCAACTTACTTCATCTGATATTTCAAGAACCAGGGacaggaaagggagaggaggaagtcTTCTTGAAGAGGATGTGAGaggtatttatatatttatgaacacagtaagcccacaacttttgCTCACTTCTTTTTTTTACGTGACCACAACCTTATGCAGGAGatcaaaaatatatatgtaaattgGAAAAATGTGGGGGGAATTCAAatacgcttttttaaaaaattcagaaaaaagCAAGAGAGCAGGGAACAACAGTTGGCAATCCCATCAGCCTTTGTACTCACCCTGGGAGAGTGTTTGAGCGTCTTTAGAGAGTTGGAGTTAGAGAACCAGATAATGAGATAGGGCACAGAGAGCAAGCAAATGTGGTCTGAGAGTGAGTGGAGGGTCATCTGAGAATTCCTGGCTTTATGTGTTTTTGCCGGACCTTcatgtaagttgcaggcttactgtaattTATTGTGTccctgtttcatttatttgtgtttataacatttctcatgtttttaaagatgttttcTTTAATAGTCTCTTCTATCTCTTTTGTTTGCACAGAATCACATCCCCGTTTCAACCAAGGGTTATTTGACCTCCATGCACCAAAAGGAAAACCAGCTGTGTTAACTTGCAGCCTCAACAATGACCAGCTTGAGGGAACTTGGTTTAAAGATGGGTTCAAGGTAACTTGAAAGCAGTAAACTTCTCAAGAATGTATTTTTAGTCTTATACTCATCTTTTTCACTTTAATTTTTTATCTTGAAATAAAGCTTCCATAATGCAGACAACAAGCAGGAGGAACACAATGCCTAACTTTGCCTCTTGTTGTTATCAACCAAAGATGGGTCATGTCTAAAACCAGTTTAGAAAAAAATAGCTGACTttatgactctctctctctctgtttgctgTAATGGTCCATGTAATTTCTGAGAGAGAATATTTCTTTACCTTCTGTCTACCTCCCCACAAGATAACAGGCCAGGATGGAATCTCCATTGAGAAGGAGGGCCCAGTCCACAAACTATTAATAGATGAAGTACAAGATAGCCATGCTGGAAAATACAAATTCGAAGCTGGAGGAGTCCGAACAGAAGCATCTATTTTTGTTGAAGGCAAGTCTAATCAAGCCTAGTAGAGAAAATGGTGCTAAAATTGCTACTGGTTGAATTATGCTCTTAGTATTATATGATTTTGTGGGACATATAGTGCTGGAAAACATGATGAAGTGTCTGAATTAACAATCCACATAAACCAGATCTCATTGTctcaaaagcagagagagagaaccttgGTCATTTCAGAATGGCTCTGCTAAACTAATCCTCCCCAGTTGCTTTGATTGCGAATTACCCTTCCTCCTTACTTCCCTACAGTGGCTCTCTATCACATCTAGTTCTTCCCCTTTTTCTCCCATGACTTTTCCATCATTTCTATGGCACTTCTTCCCATGCCACCTGCTGTCCAAATGTttactttcccttccttttttatttctctttccctcATTGACCTCTGTACCTTCTTCCACATTGTTGTACAGCACTTGCAGCAGCTCTGTAATCTTGACTCACTTAGATACCTTCTGAGAATTCATATTTTtaacacttaaaaataataatcagactaGGCTCATTGCTTGCTATTCCTCTGTTTCTTTACTCCCTACATTACAGTTGCAGTGCTGCCTGCTACCTTAGCTACCACTTAGCTTCTGAccctgttccccatccctgggatctattacagtttgtttgtatGTCCTCTGTGTGAAGACTGCATCACTTGTACTAAGCACACTATCagcagtaaaacatcaaatactTGCATTAGTGACAAATGACTTTCGTTGTCAGTAAGTTTTCAGTGAGGTGCACTTTGAAAGAGTAAGAATTCTGTGAATTCTgaggtagtggttaagagtggtagacttgtaatttggcgaaccgggttcgcatctccgctcctccacatgcagctgctgggtgaccttgggccagtcacacttctttgaagtctctcagccccactcacctcacagagtgtttgttgtgggggaggaagggaaaggagaatgttagccactttgagactccttcgggtagtgataaagtgggatatgaaatccaaactcttcttcttcttcttcattggcaAAATATTAGGCGTCACTATTTCCTGTGGGCTCGTGGGttatttaaaagaataataaGCGCAGAGCATCCATATTTTGGGGCTAGTTCATATACCTCTTATTTCTatgtgcagaccctccaaatgttgactCTGCTCTTCTGGAAAAACTGAAGAAGGAACCTATAGTAGTAAAGGCAGGAAAGAATGCCATAGTGAAGATCCCATTTGAAGGCCGGAAGCCAGTCAGATCAACTTGGCTAAAGGATGAAGGAGAACTTCTGGATGATGCCAGGATCAGCACTGACTATTCAGACAACTTCACCCGACTCTCCATATCCAGTGCTAATCGGAAGGACTGTGGTGATTATAAAGTGAAACTGAAGAATGAGAGTGGAAGCACTGAAGCTACTCTCAAGCTGGTAGTTCTAGGTGAGAGACCCCAAGTATTTTAGCGATGAGGCATAAGACAACTTTATGGGGGCCTTTAAGGCCTGCATGTGGTGTCACACATTTGGAAGCTGAAGCATAGAGAGCATATTTtttggtaaagataaagggacccctgaccattaggtccagtcgcagacgactctggggttgtggcacacatcttgctttactggccaagggagccggcatacagtttccgggtcatgtggccagcatgacaaagccacttctggcgaaccagagcagtgcacggaaacaccatttaccttcccaccggaacggcacctattaatctacttgcactttgatgtggtttcgaactgctaggttgtcaggagctgggactgagcaatgggagctcaccccatcacggggattcgaaccgctgaccttctgatcggcaagccctaggctctgtagtttagaccacagcaccacccgcatccctatttatTGGTACATTGTGTCTATAAGCAGGTAGTTGCAGCGCAGGGCATGCACCAATTTTGATTAAGGttgaagacagacagacagacacagagagagagagagagagagagagagaggttgctcATAGCACAGAAAGTGCCTTTTGATAATAATGCTTGTCTCTAGCATatcagaaaataaaacatttttgccCCTCCCTGCTTGCTCTCTTACTTGATTATTACTGCTGCCTCCTCCTGTTGGAAATCACAGTGCCTACTGCAGGTTCGTTGAGATGGAAGCAGCCCAGCATCCTCCCATTCAAGCACCATGGCTGCAGAGCACTCCATTTCCCATGTGAAACCAGAAGTGGTAGCAGCAGTAATGTGTGGACAGGGACAAGAACGATATATTAACATTAGTATGCTACTGATAAATAGTATAAGAAAAAGTGCTGACAGATCATTTTTCTAGCactgcataagaagagccttgctggatcagatttGTTATCccacttcccacagtggccagctagcGTCAGGTacctctgggaagctcagaagcaggacatgagggcAATAACCCTCTCCTACTTTTgtttcccaggaactggtattcagaggcatgctaccTATCATCCCGGAAGTAAGATATAGCCATCACACAAACTAGAAGTCATTGTGAGCTCTCTTTTGATATTGCATCTGTCTCAACCTAAAACTTCTATCCACAAAACGTGAATCCTTGCATTTATCTTGTCCACTTAACTCAAAAGATATGGCAACCATGCCAATACCAAGCAGACACAAAAGACCTTTTTCCATAAGCTCTGTTTTGCTCCTCCATGCAGATAAGCCTCAACCACCAATGGGACCCATCGAAGTTGTGGACTGCTCCACAAATAGTATAACTATCCAGTGGAAGCCCCCCAAAGACGATGGTGGCAAACCAATCCAGAGTTATATTATTGAGAGGCAGCAGGTTGGCAGAAagacctgggtgaccttgggtaaGACCGATGGAAGCAGCACTGTCTTCACCACCAACAAAGTGGAACATG
The Podarcis raffonei isolate rPodRaf1 chromosome 6, rPodRaf1.pri, whole genome shotgun sequence DNA segment above includes these coding regions:
- the IGFN1 gene encoding immunoglobulin-like and fibronectin type III domain-containing protein 1 isoform X35 — translated: MAGRRGVKTLKRSAVPGVTITQFVEDIPKGCSTPDFERKPITLTLQEGKNAIFRAVVKGEPQPEVFWKRNNEAVDDPQKYQISFSPATNEFILQVNKITADDADLYRCTAVNEYGEATCTAGLKIIQVGFKKKAKPTSSAPQTDLKKELQDFRKTLKKRTPSSAPKKEMDMEQIWQLLLNADKKDYEKICLKYGIVDFRGMLRKLQEMKKEREDKQAQYLLNLRNLRHVRVNEVQGNASFDLEMELKNPESRIYLYKDGQMINFGFDSENTKHCLRQVGKKYNFIINDLQPEDAGVYQIKVEDVDVFSTELEAESIPVSFRYPLGEVRCHEQGNAVFQCTLYEPCSNATWLHRDRILESNDKYEISVSEDGLTHRLIIKNTQASDKGTYTIDIGDRSSSAWLEVESKGKRKQTEGDSDDITGWRKKQLDEDRAKKLRQGQGRDEQDGQYKNGQAGEGESYGSLGKDGSLGRGGANRDGKMGQFAGVGTDMGGGHEFSGFAGGSSEHMGHTGNGAGGGMGGLGGMGSLHGKDAMLGGTGTGSGGAGGLQTSGGSTLNGASGPGAGFGGAGGVGGLYGKDGMVGGAGAGGVGGLYGKDGMLGGAGAGGAGSAGREGGLYGKDGMLGGGGGAGGVGGLYGKDGMLGGAGAGGVGGAGGPGSAGGVGGLYGKDGMLGGAGAGGAGGAGVGGLYGKDGMLGGAGAGGAGGFGGLYGKDGMLGGAGAGGATGAGGVGGLYGKDGMLGGAGAGGPGGAGGVGGTYGKDGMLGGAGTEGAGGVGGLYGKDGFLGGAGGLDGAGGVGGLCGKDGLPIGAGQLGGAGGVGGLYGKDGFLGSGGAGGMGGAGGVGGPYGKDGMLGRTGPDGPGGAGGVGGLYGKDGMLGGAGAGGPGGIGGVGGVGGAGGVGGLYGKDGMLGGAGAGGPGGAGGVGGLYGKDGMLGGAGAGGPGGAGGVGGLYGKDGMLGGAGAGRVGGAGGVGGLYGKDGMLGGAGAGGPGGAGGVGGLYGKDGMLGGAGIGGPGGTGGVGGLYGKDGMLDGAGAGGPGGAGGVGGLYGKDGVLGGAGAGGVGGLYGKDGVLGGAGAGAGAGAGGPGGTGGVGGLYGQDGVLGGAGAGGLGGTGGVGGLYDKDGVLGGAGAGGPGGAGGVGGLHGKDGMLAGTAAGGPGGAGGAGGAGGVGGLYGKDGMLGGAGGAGGVGGLYGKDGVLTGAGAGAGGPGGAGGVGGAGGVGGLYGKDGMLGGAGAGGLGGAGGAGGVGGLYGKDGMLGGAGAGGPGGAGGIGGLYGKDGMPSRPGIGGLGGAGGTDRLLDSTGVSGAEGMRGHHGKDGVLPGVGGVGLRGVGSTGDLYGQASTLHGTEGGGAGTELGGMGGMMDRTGGAGTKYGVSGEGYGEGGIGKDGRVSGTGAGGLSGEGWLDGRDGRLGGFGVGPGVRGVDGSLYENMSGIPGEEFLGYGQSSGLSDAGTHAGDRRRQLSNLDASQLTSSDISRTRDRKGRGGSLLEEDVRESHPRFNQGLFDLHAPKGKPAVLTCSLNNDQLEGTWFKDGFKITGQDGISIEKEGPVHKLLIDEVQDSHAGKYKFEAGGVRTEASIFVEDPPNVDSALLEKLKKEPIVVKAGKNAIVKIPFEGRKPVRSTWLKDEGELLDDARISTDYSDNFTRLSISSANRKDCGDYKVKLKNESGSTEATLKLVVLDKPQPPMGPIEVVDCSTNSITIQWKPPKDDGGKPIQSYIIERQQVGRKTWVTLGKTDGSSTVFTTNKVEHDKSYYFKVRAVNAEGTSEALESDEVMAATKAFPGPPAPPKIVSTSKGAVTLSWAAPHKTGNSRILGYRIEKCKKGSNSWTPVTDVPITDRKYTVTDLKEGLLYEFRVAAINAAGAGDVSAPSEAAFARDPMKPPGAVRDLKVISTDYCSISLSWTKPEAEEESHAKGYIIEMRHTDTLKWTQCNSLPIPITTYTVRGLKAREMYFLRVRAVNDGGFGEPVELDTCVQAVPPTVPPKLLVKDTTKSFMIVKAGDAIRVRIPFEASPPLEVVWLKDGLTLPAKATIATREGLSQLIIPGADFSDSGHYSITLQTERGNKETFSFLVQVLDVPESPGPIQLIEKVPDTVTLIWEPSPTEKREGTLNYMVMRRDSYKGSWQLVSDLIYTNKCTVSNFVPGREYYFRVQAKNCMGISEPSETVQPWIIHREKGKFAVRSPKYKGVNQSQPPRFLVPLKPHVVTLGFDCHMSCAVTGYPVPQVMWYKDGKNISQDPTFFSKNDFGVCSLVILGVTASDGGQYKVVAINELGQAVSKAEVTIKEPAF
- the IGFN1 gene encoding immunoglobulin-like and fibronectin type III domain-containing protein 1 isoform X18; this encodes MAGRRGVKTLKRSAVPGVTITQFVEDIPKGCSTPDFERKPITLTLQEGKNAIFRAVVKGEPQPEVFWKRNNEAVDDPQKYQISFSPATNEFILQVNKITADDADLYRCTAVNEYGEATCTAGLKIIQVGFKKKAKPTSSAPQTDLKKELQDFRKTLKKRTPSSAPKKEMDMEQIWQLLLNADKKDYEKICLKYGIVDFRGMLRKLQEMKKEREDKQAQYLLNLRNLRHVRVNEVQGNASFDLEMELKNPESRIYLYKDGQMINFGFDSENTKHCLRQVGKKYNFIINDLQPEDAGVYQIKVEDVDVFSTELEAESIPVSFRYPLGEVRCHEQGNAVFQCTLYEPCSNATWLHRDRILESNDKYEISVSEDGLTHRLIIKNTQASDKGTYTIDIGDRSSSAWLEVESKGKRKQTEGDSDDITGWRKKQLDEDRAKKLRQGQGRDEQDGQYKNGQAGEGESYGSLGKDGSLGRGGANRDGKMGQFAGVGTDMGGGHEFSGFAGGSSEHMGHTGNGAGGGMGGLGGMGSLHGKDAMLGGTGTGSGGAGGLQTSGGSTLNGASGPGAGFGGAGGVGGLYGKDGMVGGAGAGGVGGLYGKDGMLAGAGGVGGLYGKDGMLGGAGAGGAGGAGGVGGLYGKDGMLGGAGGAGGAGGLYGKDGMLGGAGAGGAGGLYGKDGMLAGAGAGGAGGAGVGGFYGKDGMLGGAGAGGAGGAGGAGGAGGAGGLYGKDGMLGGAGAGGAGGLYGKDGMLAGAGAGGAGGAGVGGFYGKDGMLGGAGAGGAGGAGAGGAGGFGGLYGKDGMLGGAGAGGATGAGGVGGLYGKDGMLGGAGAGGPGGAGGVGGTYGKDGMLGGAGTEGAGGVGGLYGKDGFLGGAGGLDGAGGVGGLCGKDGLPIGAGQLGGAGGVGGLYGKDGFLGSGGAGGMGGAGGVGGPYGKDGMLGRTGPDGPGGAGGVGGLYGKDGMLGGAGAGGPGGIGGVGGVGGAGGVGGLYGKDGMLGGAGAGGPGGAGGVGGLYGKDGMLGGAGAGGPGGAGGVGGLYGKDGMLGGAGAGRVGGAGGVGGLYGKDGMLGGAGAGGPGGAGGVGGLYGKDGMLGGAGIGGPGGTGGVGGLYGKDGMLDGAGAGGPGGAGGVGGLYGKDGVLGGAGAGGVGGLYGKDGVLGGAGAGAGAGAGGPGGTGGVGGLYGQDGVLGGAGAGGLGGTGGVGGLYDKDGVLGGAGAGGPGGAGGVGGLHGKDGMLAGTAAGGPGGAGGAGGAGGVGGLYGKDGMLGGAGGAGGVGGLYGKDGVLTGAGAGAGGPGGAGGVGGAGGVGGLYGKDGMLGGAGAGGLGGAGGAGGVGGLYGKDGMLGGAGAGGPGGAGGIGGLYGKDGMPSRPGIGGLGGAGGTDRLLDSTGVSGAEGMRGHHGKDGVLPGVGGVGLRGVGSTGDLYGQASTLHGTEGGGAGTELGGMGGMMDRTGGAGTKYGVSGEGYGEGGIGKDGRVSGTGAGGLSGEGWLDGRDGRLGGFGVGPGVRGVDGSLYENMSGIPGEEFLGYGQSSGLSDAGTHAGDRRRQLSNLDASQLTSSDISRTRDRKGRGGSLLEEDVRESHPRFNQGLFDLHAPKGKPAVLTCSLNNDQLEGTWFKDGFKITGQDGISIEKEGPVHKLLIDEVQDSHAGKYKFEAGGVRTEASIFVEDPPNVDSALLEKLKKEPIVVKAGKNAIVKIPFEGRKPVRSTWLKDEGELLDDARISTDYSDNFTRLSISSANRKDCGDYKVKLKNESGSTEATLKLVVLDKPQPPMGPIEVVDCSTNSITIQWKPPKDDGGKPIQSYIIERQQVGRKTWVTLGKTDGSSTVFTTNKVEHDKSYYFKVRAVNAEGTSEALESDEVMAATKAFPGPPAPPKIVSTSKGAVTLSWAAPHKTGNSRILGYRIEKCKKGSNSWTPVTDVPITDRKYTVTDLKEGLLYEFRVAAINAAGAGDVSAPSEAAFARDPMKPPGAVRDLKVISTDYCSISLSWTKPEAEEESHAKGYIIEMRHTDTLKWTQCNSLPIPITTYTVRGLKAREMYFLRVRAVNDGGFGEPVELDTCVQAVPPTVPPKLLVKDTTKSFMIVKAGDAIRVRIPFEASPPLEVVWLKDGLTLPAKATIATREGLSQLIIPGADFSDSGHYSITLQTERGNKETFSFLVQVLDVPESPGPIQLIEKVPDTVTLIWEPSPTEKREGTLNYMVMRRDSYKGSWQLVSDLIYTNKCTVSNFVPGREYYFRVQAKNCMGISEPSETVQPWIIHREKGKFAVRSPKYKGVNQSQPPRFLVPLKPHVVTLGFDCHMSCAVTGYPVPQVMWYKDGKNISQDPTFFSKNDFGVCSLVILGVTASDGGQYKVVAINELGQAVSKAEVTIKEPAF